In Bacillus sp. NP247, one DNA window encodes the following:
- a CDS encoding biotin--[acetyl-CoA-carboxylase] ligase produces MQSTIRKQLLQVFSEADGVFVSGQTLSDKLGCSRTAVWKHMEDLRNEGYELEAVRRLGYRIASKPDKVTANEIQLGLQTERIGRTVYFEESVESTQHIAARLAYEGAEEGTIVVAEEQTAGRGRLSRKWYSPKGTGIWMSIILRPSIPVHHAPQLTLLAAVSVAQAIEKCTGVNVGIKWPNDILIQGKKAVGILTEMQADPDKINAVIMGIGINANQKQEHFDEEIQQIATSLAIESGKPIVRAELMQQIFLQLEKLYEEYLKNGFSVIKILWESYAVSIGKEITARTMKETINGLAKGITEDGVLLLEDHQGQVHHIHSADIEIK; encoded by the coding sequence ATGCAATCTACTATAAGAAAGCAGTTATTACAAGTTTTTTCTGAAGCAGATGGTGTATTTGTATCTGGTCAAACACTTAGTGACAAACTTGGCTGTTCGAGAACCGCTGTATGGAAGCATATGGAGGATCTTCGTAATGAAGGGTATGAACTAGAAGCTGTACGCCGCTTAGGGTATCGAATTGCTAGTAAACCAGATAAAGTAACTGCTAATGAGATTCAATTAGGATTACAAACAGAGCGTATCGGTAGAACGGTTTATTTTGAAGAATCGGTTGAATCTACTCAGCATATTGCAGCAAGACTTGCTTATGAAGGCGCAGAAGAGGGAACAATTGTCGTTGCTGAAGAACAAACAGCAGGTAGAGGACGTTTAAGTAGAAAATGGTATTCTCCAAAAGGAACAGGAATTTGGATGAGTATTATTTTGCGTCCATCTATTCCAGTTCATCATGCACCACAGCTTACTTTATTAGCAGCTGTTAGCGTAGCGCAAGCCATTGAAAAATGTACCGGTGTAAACGTAGGGATTAAATGGCCAAATGATATTTTAATTCAAGGTAAAAAAGCTGTCGGTATATTAACGGAGATGCAAGCTGATCCAGATAAAATTAATGCTGTTATTATGGGAATTGGCATTAATGCAAATCAGAAACAAGAACATTTTGATGAGGAAATTCAGCAAATTGCAACTTCATTAGCAATTGAATCGGGTAAGCCGATTGTTCGTGCGGAACTTATGCAACAAATTTTCTTGCAACTAGAGAAATTGTATGAAGAGTATTTAAAAAATGGCTTCTCTGTTATTAAAATTCTTTGGGAAAGTTACGCAGTAAGTATCGGAAAAGAAATTACAGCTCGAACGATGAAGGAAACTATTAATGGGCTAGCAAAAGGGATTACGGAGGATGGTGTATTGTTACTTGAGGATCATCAAGGACAAGTGCACCACATTCATTCTGCTGATATAGAAATTAAGTAA